The following proteins come from a genomic window of Geothrix edaphica:
- a CDS encoding MFS transporter produces MPRDPLSRLQWLVFALVSAVFTTVYIPQPVLPVLRQTFGVGEGTASLTVSAVVLGIALANLPFGALADRMAIRPILLTGGLVVAAAGVVSALAPTLPLLVGARFVQGLFVPALTTCLAAYLAKVMPAERLNVVMGSYVSATVVGGLSGRLLGGFVFPPGHWRWAFLVAAALLLAATLAAYVGLPVEDHEKARQAEGVRFRDVLFRHDLFRIYCVSAGGFFVFSSVFNYMPFYLHGAPFHWSTRAVTLLYLSYIVGVVAGPLAGRLSNRIGNGAAMVVGSLVFGAGLAVTLIPQGWAMALALALVCAGFFTIHASAAGALNRKLSTGRGRANAFYTLFYYLGGTAGITLSGHAYHLAGWHGVVALAAGVLLVPLSTGLVEMRLAQRDGSATRSSVARAR; encoded by the coding sequence ATGCCCCGCGACCCGCTGTCCCGCCTGCAATGGCTGGTCTTCGCGCTGGTCAGTGCGGTGTTCACCACGGTCTACATCCCCCAACCCGTGCTCCCCGTGCTGCGCCAGACTTTCGGCGTGGGCGAGGGCACGGCTTCGCTGACGGTATCGGCCGTGGTGCTGGGCATCGCCCTGGCGAACCTGCCCTTCGGCGCCCTGGCCGACCGCATGGCCATCCGGCCCATCCTGCTGACGGGCGGGTTGGTGGTGGCCGCGGCGGGCGTGGTCTCGGCCCTGGCACCGACGCTGCCGCTGCTGGTGGGGGCCCGGTTCGTCCAGGGGCTCTTCGTGCCGGCCCTCACCACCTGCCTGGCCGCCTACCTGGCGAAGGTGATGCCGGCCGAGCGGCTCAACGTGGTGATGGGCTCCTATGTCTCCGCCACGGTGGTGGGTGGGCTGTCGGGCCGCCTGCTGGGCGGCTTCGTCTTTCCTCCCGGCCATTGGCGCTGGGCCTTCCTGGTGGCCGCGGCTCTGCTGCTGGCGGCCACCCTGGCGGCCTACGTGGGGTTGCCGGTGGAGGATCACGAGAAGGCGCGTCAGGCCGAAGGCGTGCGCTTCCGCGATGTGCTGTTCCGGCACGATCTGTTCCGCATCTACTGCGTGAGCGCCGGCGGCTTCTTCGTGTTCTCGTCTGTCTTCAACTACATGCCCTTCTACCTGCACGGGGCGCCCTTCCACTGGTCCACCCGGGCCGTGACCCTGCTCTACCTGTCCTACATCGTGGGCGTGGTGGCGGGGCCCCTGGCGGGGCGCCTCAGCAACCGCATCGGCAACGGCGCGGCCATGGTGGTCGGCTCCCTGGTGTTCGGGGCGGGCCTCGCGGTCACCCTAATCCCGCAGGGCTGGGCCATGGCGCTGGCCCTGGCCCTGGTCTGCGCGGGCTTCTTCACCATCCACGCGTCGGCGGCCGGCGCCCTGAACCGCAAGCTCAGCACCGGCCGCGGCCGCGCCAATGCCTTCTACACCCTGTTCTACTATCTGGGCGGGACGGCGGGCATCACGCTCAGCGGCCATGCCTACCACCTCGCGGGCTGGCATGGGGTGGTGGCGCTGGCGGCGGGCGTGCTGCTGGTGCCCCTGAGCACCGGCTTGGTGGAGATGCGCCTGGCTCAGCGGGACGGATCGGCCACCAGATCCTCGGTGGCGCGGGCGAGGTAG
- the nuoE gene encoding NADH-quinone oxidoreductase subunit NuoE — protein sequence MNGCCPCSTDNWPELERGYRAMLPEDILAFIDAHRHQERSESMLIATLHQVQAHFGHLGPGHLEAVAQLMQIPLAKVTGVATFYHYFRLQPRGRYLINVCLGTACYVKGAEKVAQKLQDELGIRFGETSKDGIFSLESTRCVGTCGLAPVVMIGDEVHGPLTPSLVPALLESYLARATEDLVADPSR from the coding sequence ATGAACGGCTGCTGCCCCTGCTCCACCGACAACTGGCCCGAACTGGAGCGCGGCTACCGCGCCATGCTGCCCGAGGACATCCTCGCCTTCATCGATGCCCACCGGCACCAGGAGCGCAGCGAGAGCATGCTCATCGCCACGCTCCACCAGGTGCAGGCCCACTTCGGGCACCTGGGCCCCGGCCACCTCGAAGCCGTGGCCCAGCTCATGCAGATCCCCCTGGCCAAGGTCACGGGGGTCGCCACCTTCTACCACTACTTCCGGCTCCAGCCCCGCGGCAGGTACCTCATCAACGTCTGCCTCGGCACGGCCTGCTATGTGAAGGGCGCGGAGAAGGTGGCCCAGAAGCTCCAGGACGAGCTGGGCATCCGCTTCGGCGAGACCAGCAAGGACGGCATCTTCAGCCTCGAGAGCACCCGCTGCGTCGGCACCTGCGGCCTGGCGCCCGTGGTGATGATCGGCGACGAGGTCCACGGCCCGCTCACGCCCAGCCTGGTCCCCGCCCTGCTGGAAAGCTACCTCGCCCGCGCCACCGAGGATCTGGTGGCCGATCCGTCCCGCTGA